In Gossypium hirsutum isolate 1008001.06 chromosome D06, Gossypium_hirsutum_v2.1, whole genome shotgun sequence, one genomic interval encodes:
- the LOC107900566 gene encoding zinc finger CCCH domain-containing protein 53 isoform X2, protein MDSYEATRIVFSRIQNLEPENASKIMGLLLIQDHGEKEMIRLAFGPEASLQSVILKAKKELGLPSNSPSTPSTPSSPSPFLANNPNPVNIQRQSSAASRLLPNGGINLPSSLTIPTNLSTSSGTSSWSPLSELPNPDELISPSSGSLNPSSLPFYGNGGATDMVDEFQLQDQLAFLNESSPQLNPKNHDFFYPQPADLSSSSATAAACGSTDAMGFPSYWGTSFHRRSSSVSDIVGAEDPASGFGWRPCLYFARGYCKNGNNCRFIHCGLGESGSVIGGADGATMVGSPNKIEMDQCHKLLRSKSAQQQRLAAASQLMGSASFPYSPKGMNSFLQQQQNDTQRAAAAAALMMGDDMNKFNRSRLERNGFSMNGEAGMVNPASRQIYLTFPADSTFREEDVSNYFSTYGPVQDVRIPYQQKRMFGFVTFVYPETVKIILAKGNPHFVCDARVLVKPYKEKGKVPDKKQQQQQVERGEFSPCGTPTGLDSRDPFDLLLGSRMFYNTQDLLWRRKLEEQADLQQALELQNRRLMGLQLLNVKKHHHHRALSSGSPIPSPTHSPNPFSQSLVLTQFHNSQEAPQENCSNPVLAVSATASEKQAASTTAVAKESASVEENGTSKESPNCEDANLPESLEHNLPDNPFASPTKASGEFLSAFSNAEADRDVSVSASSVNNNWVSSTLLPANNALEIASLNSFNCQMPRFSSGHGTIGMYAGTGGPTCPVGI, encoded by the exons ATGGATAGCTATGAAGCAACCAGAATTGTGTTCTCAAGAATCCAAAACCTTGAACCAGAAAACGCTTCCAAAATCATGGGTCTACTGCTGATTCAGGACCATGGGGAGAAGGAGATGATTCGTTTAGCCTTTGGTCCTGAAGCTTCACTTCAGTCTGTCATCCTCAAGGCCAAAAAAGAGCTTGGTCTTCCTTCTAACTCTCCTTCTACACCTTCAACCCCATCATCTCCTTCTCCTTTCCTTGCCAACAACCCGAATCCTGTTAATATTCAAAGGCAAAGCTCTGCTGCTTCCAGGCTCCTACCCAACGGTGGAATCAATCTGCCATCTTCTCTCACCATCCCTACTAACCTCTCTACTTCTTCTGGTACTTCTTCTTGGAGTCCTTTGTCTGAACTTCCAAACCCTGATGAGTTGATTAGTCCAAGCAGTGGGTCTTTAAATCCTTCTTCTTTGCCCTTCTATGGAAACGGAGGAGCTACTGATATGGTTGATGAGTTTCAACTTCAAGATCAACTAGCTTTCCTCAACGAAAGCTCACCACAGCTTAACCCCAAGAACCATGATTTCTTTTACCCCCAACCCGCTGACTTGTCCTCGAGTTCAGCTACTGCTGCTGCTTGTGGCAGCACTGACGCCATGGGGTTCCCCTCTTATTGGGGGACCTCCTTTCACAGGAGGAGCAGCTCTGTGAGCGATATTGTGGGAGCTGAGGACCCGGCTTCAGGGTTTGGGTGGAGACCCTGCTTGTATTTTGCTAGGGGGTACTGTAAAAATGGGAATAATTGTAGATTTATCCATTGTGGGCTTGGGGAGTCTGGTTCAGTAATTGGAGGAGCAGATGGTGCCACCATGGTGGGTTCACCTAACAAGATTGAGATGGACCAGTGCCATAAGTTACTTAGATCTAAATCCGCTCAGCAACAAAGGTTGGCTGCTGCTTCACAGCTCATGGGTTCTGCTTCTTTTCCTTACTCCCCAAAGGGCATGAATTCGTTCCTTCAACAGCAACAAAATGATACTCAGAG GGCTGCAGCCGCTGCTGCTTTAATGATGGGTGACGATATGAACAAGTTTAACCGTTCCAGGCTTGAAAGAAACGGGTTTTCAATGAACGGTGAAGCAGGCATGGTTAACCCAGCTTCAAGACAGATCTACTTGACTTTCCCAGCTGATAGCACTTTCAGAGAGGAGGATGTGTCAAATTACTTCAG TACATATGGTCCGGTTCAAGATGTGAGGATACCATACCAACAGAAGAGAATGTTTGGATTTGTCACTTTTGTTTATCCTGAGACCGTGAAGATCATCCTGGCTAAAGGGAATCCTCATTTTGTTTGCGATGCGCGGGTTCTGGTGAAGCCTTACAAAGAGAAAGGCAAAGTTCCGGACAA GAAACAGCAGCAACAGCAAGTGGAAAGAGGAGAGTTCTCCCCTTGTGGTACTCCAACTGGCCTTGATTCTAGAGATCCATTTGACCTTCTGCTAG GGTCAAGGATGTTTTACAATACCCAGGACTTGTTATGGAGGAGAAAGTTGGAGGAGCAAGCTGATCTCCAGCAAGCCCTTGAGCTTCAAAATAGAAGGTTGATGGGCCTGCAACTCCTTAATGTGAAGAAGCATCACCATCACAGGGCTCTTTCTAGTGGAAGTCCCATTCCATCACCTACCCACTCACCAAACCCGTTCAGCCAGTCACTTGTACTTACTCAATTTCACAACAGTCAAGAAGCTCCACAAG AGAATTGTTCTAACCCTGTGCTGGCTGTATCTGCCACTGCTTCCGAGAAGCAAGCAGCGAGTACTACTGCTGTTGCTAAAGAATCGGCCAGTGTTGAAGAAAATGGTACTAGCAAGGAGAGCCCTAATTGTGAAGATGCTAATCTGCCAGAAAG TTTGGAGCACAACCTTCCTGATAATCCTTTCGCATCTCCTACCAAAGCATCCGGGGAATTCTTGTCTGCATTCTCCAATGCTGAAGCAGATAGGGATGTTTCAGTCTCGGCTTCTTCTGTCAACAATAACTGGGTCTCTTCAACTCTACTTCCTGCAAATAATGCTTTAGAGATTGCATCCTTAAACTCTTTCAACTGTCAAATGCCCAG GTTCTCGTCTGGACATGGTACCATTGGTATGTATGCTGGCACAGGCGGCCCGACTTGCCCTGTTGGTATTTAG
- the LOC107900566 gene encoding zinc finger CCCH domain-containing protein 53 isoform X1, translating to MDSYEATRIVFSRIQNLEPENASKIMGLLLIQDHGEKEMIRLAFGPEASLQSVILKAKKELGLPSNSPSTPSTPSSPSPFLANNPNPVNIQRQSSAASRLLPNGGINLPSSLTIPTNLSTSSGTSSWSPLSELPNPDELISPSSGSLNPSSLPFYGNGGATDMVDEFQLQDQLAFLNESSPQLNPKNHDFFYPQPADLSSSSATAAACGSTDAMGFPSYWGTSFHRRSSSVSDIVGAEDPASGFGWRPCLYFARGYCKNGNNCRFIHCGLGESGSVIGGADGATMVGSPNKIEMDQCHKLLRSKSAQQQRLAAASQLMGSASFPYSPKGMNSFLQQQQNDTQRAAAAAALMMGDDMNKFNRSRLERNGFSMNGEAGMVNPASRQIYLTFPADSTFREEDVSNYFSTYGPVQDVRIPYQQKRMFGFVTFVYPETVKIILAKGNPHFVCDARVLVKPYKEKGKVPDKYRKQQQQQVERGEFSPCGTPTGLDSRDPFDLLLGSRMFYNTQDLLWRRKLEEQADLQQALELQNRRLMGLQLLNVKKHHHHRALSSGSPIPSPTHSPNPFSQSLVLTQFHNSQEAPQENCSNPVLAVSATASEKQAASTTAVAKESASVEENGTSKESPNCEDANLPESLEHNLPDNPFASPTKASGEFLSAFSNAEADRDVSVSASSVNNNWVSSTLLPANNALEIASLNSFNCQMPRFSSGHGTIGMYAGTGGPTCPVGI from the exons ATGGATAGCTATGAAGCAACCAGAATTGTGTTCTCAAGAATCCAAAACCTTGAACCAGAAAACGCTTCCAAAATCATGGGTCTACTGCTGATTCAGGACCATGGGGAGAAGGAGATGATTCGTTTAGCCTTTGGTCCTGAAGCTTCACTTCAGTCTGTCATCCTCAAGGCCAAAAAAGAGCTTGGTCTTCCTTCTAACTCTCCTTCTACACCTTCAACCCCATCATCTCCTTCTCCTTTCCTTGCCAACAACCCGAATCCTGTTAATATTCAAAGGCAAAGCTCTGCTGCTTCCAGGCTCCTACCCAACGGTGGAATCAATCTGCCATCTTCTCTCACCATCCCTACTAACCTCTCTACTTCTTCTGGTACTTCTTCTTGGAGTCCTTTGTCTGAACTTCCAAACCCTGATGAGTTGATTAGTCCAAGCAGTGGGTCTTTAAATCCTTCTTCTTTGCCCTTCTATGGAAACGGAGGAGCTACTGATATGGTTGATGAGTTTCAACTTCAAGATCAACTAGCTTTCCTCAACGAAAGCTCACCACAGCTTAACCCCAAGAACCATGATTTCTTTTACCCCCAACCCGCTGACTTGTCCTCGAGTTCAGCTACTGCTGCTGCTTGTGGCAGCACTGACGCCATGGGGTTCCCCTCTTATTGGGGGACCTCCTTTCACAGGAGGAGCAGCTCTGTGAGCGATATTGTGGGAGCTGAGGACCCGGCTTCAGGGTTTGGGTGGAGACCCTGCTTGTATTTTGCTAGGGGGTACTGTAAAAATGGGAATAATTGTAGATTTATCCATTGTGGGCTTGGGGAGTCTGGTTCAGTAATTGGAGGAGCAGATGGTGCCACCATGGTGGGTTCACCTAACAAGATTGAGATGGACCAGTGCCATAAGTTACTTAGATCTAAATCCGCTCAGCAACAAAGGTTGGCTGCTGCTTCACAGCTCATGGGTTCTGCTTCTTTTCCTTACTCCCCAAAGGGCATGAATTCGTTCCTTCAACAGCAACAAAATGATACTCAGAG GGCTGCAGCCGCTGCTGCTTTAATGATGGGTGACGATATGAACAAGTTTAACCGTTCCAGGCTTGAAAGAAACGGGTTTTCAATGAACGGTGAAGCAGGCATGGTTAACCCAGCTTCAAGACAGATCTACTTGACTTTCCCAGCTGATAGCACTTTCAGAGAGGAGGATGTGTCAAATTACTTCAG TACATATGGTCCGGTTCAAGATGTGAGGATACCATACCAACAGAAGAGAATGTTTGGATTTGTCACTTTTGTTTATCCTGAGACCGTGAAGATCATCCTGGCTAAAGGGAATCCTCATTTTGTTTGCGATGCGCGGGTTCTGGTGAAGCCTTACAAAGAGAAAGGCAAAGTTCCGGACAAGTACAG GAAACAGCAGCAACAGCAAGTGGAAAGAGGAGAGTTCTCCCCTTGTGGTACTCCAACTGGCCTTGATTCTAGAGATCCATTTGACCTTCTGCTAG GGTCAAGGATGTTTTACAATACCCAGGACTTGTTATGGAGGAGAAAGTTGGAGGAGCAAGCTGATCTCCAGCAAGCCCTTGAGCTTCAAAATAGAAGGTTGATGGGCCTGCAACTCCTTAATGTGAAGAAGCATCACCATCACAGGGCTCTTTCTAGTGGAAGTCCCATTCCATCACCTACCCACTCACCAAACCCGTTCAGCCAGTCACTTGTACTTACTCAATTTCACAACAGTCAAGAAGCTCCACAAG AGAATTGTTCTAACCCTGTGCTGGCTGTATCTGCCACTGCTTCCGAGAAGCAAGCAGCGAGTACTACTGCTGTTGCTAAAGAATCGGCCAGTGTTGAAGAAAATGGTACTAGCAAGGAGAGCCCTAATTGTGAAGATGCTAATCTGCCAGAAAG TTTGGAGCACAACCTTCCTGATAATCCTTTCGCATCTCCTACCAAAGCATCCGGGGAATTCTTGTCTGCATTCTCCAATGCTGAAGCAGATAGGGATGTTTCAGTCTCGGCTTCTTCTGTCAACAATAACTGGGTCTCTTCAACTCTACTTCCTGCAAATAATGCTTTAGAGATTGCATCCTTAAACTCTTTCAACTGTCAAATGCCCAG GTTCTCGTCTGGACATGGTACCATTGGTATGTATGCTGGCACAGGCGGCCCGACTTGCCCTGTTGGTATTTAG